Genomic DNA from Thermanaerothrix sp.:
GGCCCTTTGGAGGGAGGGGCTGCTTGCCAAGGCGGTCCTGGAGGGGAAGACCGTGGGATACAGGAACCATCCGCAGCTCATCCGGTTCAGGTCTCTTGATGAGCCGGTGCTTGCGGTGAACCAGTACCTGCGGGCGGTTTTGGAGGAAGCCCGGCGGAGGGGTTATGGGTTCGACGGTTCAAAGCTTGATGCGCCGGGCAGGGAGATGGGCACAAGGATACCGGTGTCCTCCGGTCAGCTGGCCTACGAATGGGAGCACCTATTGAGGAAGCTGGCCCGAAGGGATCCTCAAAGGTATGAGGATCTCAGCCCCCTATCGGATATATTGCCCCATCCCATGATGGAGGTGTTCCCCGGCGGAGTGGAGAGCTGGGAGGCGGTAAAATAGCTGAGGGGCCCTGGGGGCTGCGGGGGTCGTAGTGGCTGTTGATTTTAAATTTTCTTTATAAAACCATCTCCCCAACGCGCTTTTAGTGATTTATATATTTAAGTAGTTATTTGCGTATAAAAACGTCGTCCGGAGTAGGGAAAATTAAGAGATGCATGCTAGCCCAAAGAGCCAATTTGGGTGTATCCTTTATGCTGTTGTTCGGGACAATTGTGCAAAAACACGGAACAATATTCCCGAAAATTTAGAATCTAACACATGGAGGGCGGCGGCTATGGCGTTACCTACTTTCAGGAAAGGGGTTCATCCCCCCCATCGGAAGGGTTCCACCGAGTCCTCTCCGGTGCAGTGGATAGACCCGGGGGGCGAGCTGGTATTTCCAATGTCGCAGCACATAGGGGCCCCCTGCAAACCCCTTGTGAAAAAGGGGGACAGGGTTTTTGTGGGTCAGAAGATAGGCGACAGCGAAGCCTTCGTGTCCGCCCCGGTTCACTCGTCGGTGTCGGGGGTGGTCAAGGAGGTGTCCCAGCGGCTGGTGATATCCGGCGCTCTGGACACCTGTGTGGTGGTGGAAAACGACGGCCTCTACGAATGGGATCCCTCCATAGCTCCCAGGGAAGACTGGGAGGGCTTAGCCCCCGACGAGATCAGAAGGATAATACGGGAGTCCGGCATAGTGGGCATGGGGGGGGCCTGCTTCCCCACGGCGGTTAAGCTCACTCCCCCGCCGGACAAGAACATAGACCACGTGATAATAAACGGCGCGGAGTGCGAGCCGTACCTCACCTGCGACGACCGGCTCATGATGGAGGAGGGAGGGCAGGTTTTAAGGGGGCTCTCCGTGGTTCTTAGGCTCTTCCCCCAAGGCGTCAAGGGAGTTGTGGCGGTGGAGGACAACAAACCCCACGCCCTTGGCGCCATGCGGAAGTACCTGGAGGAGACGGGGCTTGCCTCAAAGGGCATATCGGTGCAGGCCGTGAAGACCAAGTACCCCCAAGGGGCGGAGAAGATGCTGATCTACGCCGTCACCGGGAGGGAGGTCCCCCCCGGAGGGCTTCCCGCCGACGTGGGCTGCATAATCCTCAACGTCCGCACGGTTCACCAGATATGGAACGGGGTGGTGAACGGCCGTCCTGTCATCGACCGCATAGTCACGGTGACCGGGGATGCGGTGAAGGAGCCCAAGAACCTTGGCGTGAGGCTTGGCATGTCCGTGCGGGAGCTCATCGAGGCCTGCGGGGGCTTCGTGAAGGAACCCATGAAGGTCATAGCCGGAGGCCCGATGATGGGCATAGCCCTTGGGGACCTTGACGTGCCGGTGGTGAAGGGTACCTCCGGCATACTGGCCCTCTCGGAGGCCATGGCGAGGCTTGGCCAGGAGGAGAACTGCATAAGGTGCGGCAAGTGCGTGGCCACATGCCCCATGGGGCTTACCCCCTATGAGCTGGACGCCATGATCCGCCAGCGGGAGTACGACCAGTTCGAGAGCCTTGGGGGGATGAACTGCATCGAGTGCGGGTGCTGTGCCTACTCATGCCCTGCCAGGCGTCACCTCACCCAGTCCTGCAGGGACGGCAAGAGAACTATCCTAGCCAGAAGGCGCAAAGGAGGGGCATAGGTTGAACAGGCTTCTTGTGGTTTCCAGCTCCCCCCACATAAGGGATGAGCTGACGGTCCGTAAGATAATGGGGCTGGTGCTCCTGGCGCTGCTGCCCGCAGGGGTGGCGGGGGTCTATTTCTTCGGGCTCCATGCCTTTTGGGTCATAGCGGTGTGCGTTATGTCCGCGGTGGGCTCCGAGGCGCTGTGGCAGAAGGTCACGGGCCGCAAGGTCACCGTGTCTGACCTGTCCGCCGCGGTGACGGGGCTTCTTCTGGCCTATAACCTGCCGCCGGACATATCCCTTTTCATCGCCGCCCTCGGCAGCTGTTTTGCCATCATCGTGGTTAAACAACTTTACGGCGGCCTTGGGAAGAACATAGTCAACCCCGCCCTGGCCGCCAGGGCCGTGATGCTAACCAGCTGGCCGGTGCCCATGACCACCTGGAGCCTCCATGGTGTGACGGGCCCCACCCCCCTGGCCTTGCTTAAAGGGGTTGAGGCCGCGGGAGCGAAGCTCCCCCCCCTCATGGACCTCTTCATCGGCAACGTGGGGGGCTGCATCGGTGAGACCTCGGCGCTGGCCCTTCTCTTGGGCGGTCTCTTCCTCATCTGGAAGCGGGTAATCACATGGCACATCCCGGTGGTCTACATAGGCACCGTGGCGGTGCTGAGCGCGGTTCTCCACAGGCCCTCGGGCATATCCATGGGGCCTCTCTACGAGATATTCGCCGGTGGTCTCTTCCTGGGCGCCATATTCATGGCCACCGACTACGCCACAAGCCCCATGGACAAGTCCGGGCAGATGGTGTTCGCCTTCGGCTGCGGAGTCATAGCCACGCTCATAAGGTTCTACGGGGGTTATCCAGAGGGGGTTTCCTACTCCATCCTCATAATGAACCTCACGGTGCCCCTCATAGACCGTTACTTCAAGCCCAGGATATTTGGGCAGCCCCAGGGGGTGAAGAGGTCTTGAACGAGAAGGTGAAGCTTGGAACCATCCTGTTCGTCATAACCGCCGTCACCGGCCTGGTGCTTGGGGCGGTGCAGCAGATAACCGCGGGCCCCATAAGCAAGACCAAGGAGGCCCAAAGACAGGAGGCCTTTAGGAAGACCCTTCCGGAGGCGGATTCCTTTGCGTCCGTAAAATTTCCACCCGTAACGGGGGTTCAGGACGTGCAGGAGGGCCGCAAGGGCGGCAGCGTCGTGGGCTACGCGGTGACCGTTTCTGTCAGGGGTTATGCCGGTCCTGTGGTCTTCGTCACCGGCATAGGGACCGACGGGATCATAAAGGGGATAAGCATCCTGAGCCAGTCGGAGACCCCTGGCCTTGGTGCCAAGGCCTCCGAGCCGGGCTTCTCCGGCCAGTTCAGCGGCAAAAAGGCCCAGGCGCTCAAGGTGGTCAAGTCCGCCCCGGCGAAGGAGGACGAGGTGTTGGCCATATCCGGCGCCACCATAACCTCCCGGGCGGTCACCGAGGGGGTCAACTCCGCGGTGGAGGTCTTTGAGAAGATGGGGGGTAAGAGGAAATGATACGTACCGCCCTGGAGAGGATAAGGGCCGGCGTGTTCGGCGAGAACCCCACGTTTGTCCAGGTCATAGGGCTTTGCCCCACCCTGGCGGTTACCACCAGCGCCATAAACGGCCTTGGAATGGGGGTCGCCGCCACCGCGGTGCTGATGGGCTCCAACGTGGTCATATCCATGCTTAGGCGCATGATACCCAATCAGATCAGGATACCCGCCTTCATAGTGGTCATAGCGGGGTTCGTCACCATCATCCAGTTCCTGGTGTCCGCCTACGCCCCGTCCCTGGACAAGTCCCTTGGCATATTCATCCCACTCATAGTGGTGAACTGCATAATACTTGCCCGGGCGGAGGCCTTTGCCTTTAAGAACGGCGTGGCGGCGTCGCTCTTCGACGGCATAGGCATGGGGCTTGGGTTCACCGTGGGCCTTCTGATACTGGGATCCATCCGGGAGGTACTGGGGAACGGAACCATCTTCGGATACCCGGTGTTTCCCCATTACGTGCAGCCCGCCCTGGTGATGATACTGGCTCCCGGCGGGTTCCTCACCCTGGGGCTGGTGATGGGGTACCTTAACTACAGGAAGGACTTAAAGCGCCGCCGCCGTCCGGGAGGCACCGACATGATAGACGCGGACTCCGACGCGGATCGGCTTGGCAAGCAGACCGCTTGCGGGAGCTGCCAGGTGTGCAGCATGCTAAGGACGGAGGATGACGGAAGATGAGCCTCATAGGGATATTCTTGGGCGCGGTTTTCGTCCACAACATAATACTCTCCCAGTTCTTGGGGTGCTGCCCCTTCCTTGGGGTGTCCTCCAAGCTCGGCACCGCCAAGGGCATGGGCATGGCGGTCATATTCGTCATATTCCTGGCCTCCCTGATAACCTGGCTGCTGTACAACTTCGTTCTGGTCCCCCTGGGGCTGCAGTACCTTTACACCCTTTCGTTCATCCTGGTCATAGCGGCCCTGGTGCAGCTGGTGGAGATGGCGCTTAAAAAGCTTAACCCCGGCCTTTACAAGTCCTTGGGCATATTCCTTCCCCTCATAACCACCAACTGCGCGGTCTTGGGCGTGGCGGTCATCAACATGAACAAAGGCTACGGGCTTCTTGGCAGCATGGTTAACGCCGTAGGGGCCTCGGTGGGTTTCCTCTTGGCCCTCATACTGATGGCGGGGTTGAGGGAGCGGATAGACGCCAGCGACACCATGCCCCGATGCATGAGGGGGCTTCCCATCGCCCTGGTCACCGCCAGCCTCATGGCGGTGGCGTTCATGGGCTTCACGGGACTCATATAGGGAGGTGCTTCTATGGGGGTGGAAGGAACCTTGTTCCCAGCGGCGGTCTTGGGCGGGCTGGGACTGTGCTTCGGAGTCCTCTTGGCGGTGGCGGCGGAGAAGTTCCGGGTTCAGGTGGACCCGAGGGTTGAGCAGGTAAGGGACGCCCTTCCGGGGGCTAACTGCGGCGCCTGCGGTTACCCGGGCTGCGACGGATATGCGGAGGCGGTGGTGTCCGGGGAGGCGAAGCCCAACAAGTGCGCCCCCGGCGGGGCCGATGTGGCCACCAAGGTGGCGGCCGTCATGGGTATGTCCGCGGAGGACGTGGTAAAACGGGTGGCCTTTGTGAAGTGCAAGGGAAGCCCTGACGTGGCCAAGGCCCGTTACATATACGACGGCGTCATGGACTGCCGGGAGGCGGTGGTGCTGCCCGGGAGCGGACCCAAGGCCTGCTCCTACGGGTGTCTTGGGCTTGGCACCTGCGTTGCGGTCTGCCCCTTTGACGCCATAAGGATAGAGAACTCCTTGGCCCGGGTGGACGAATCCAAGTGCGTGGGTTGCGGTCTTTGCGTCGCCTCCTGCCCCAAGGGGGTCATAGAGCTGGTGGTGATGGACAAGCGGGTCCGGGTGGCCTGCGGCTCCCATCAGCGGGGGGCGGACGTCAAGAAGGTCTGCCAGCTTGGGTGCATAGGGTGCGGCCTTTGCGAGAAGGTCTGCCCCGAAGGGGCCGTAACCATGGACAACAACCTGCCGGTCATAGACCAGTCCAAGTGTACCCAGTGCAGGAAGTGCGTCGATAAGTGCCCCACCAAGTCGATCATATTCCTGGAGTCCTCATACTAAAAATTCGAGGGGCCCTGGGCTAGTCCCTGGGCCCCTCTATCTTTCCCCTAAGCCATCCCGCCATGGTGCCGGTGGCGAAGCCCGTAAGCAGCGACGATATGCCCATGATGGGAAGGTACGTTAGGAACAGGTGGAAGGAGTTCACCGCCCTTGAGGCCACCCAGAGCTGAGCCAGGTTGAAGGCCAGCGCCTGGGCTTGGGCTAGGCCTTTCAATGACAGCCTCTCGGGCCAAAGGCCCCCAAGAAGCCGAAGGACCCCAAGTGCCCCAAGGACCCCCGCCAGGGAACACAGGAACGACAGCCCGAACCCTGAAAAGAGCAGCCCTGCCATAAGCACCCTACCGATGGATACCAGCGCCGCGTCCTTGAAGCCCCAAAGGGCGAAGGCGGTGAGCCCTAAGGCGTTAGAAAGCCCAAGCTTCACCCCCGGTATGGGATAGGGGAAGAGCCCCTCCAGGAGGTTTACGCACACCGCGGCTCCCAGGAGCAGTCCGTCGACGGCTACCCGCCTACTGGGATATCCCATGGATATCCTCCCCCCTATCCCCCCTTACCCGCACCACAAGCCTATGGGGGAGGCACACCGCCTGGTCTCCCGCTTTTGAGAGCCAGCCCTGTTTTACGCACAACCGGTCCGGGCAGTCCGCGTCCAGGACCCTGGCTGTCTTGCCCCGCACCTCCACCACGTTAAAACCCCCGTCCGGGGCCTCGATCCGTATGGTGCCGCTGAAGGACCCGTCCAGGGGTATGACCCTTTGCAGCGTGGGCGAGGATATCTCGAGCGTTGCGGTCCCCGCAGTCCGGTCAATCACGCGCCTTGCGGCCAGGGCGCCAAGGCATACGAGGATTATCAGCGCCGCCACCCAGCGATCCAGCTTCCTCATGTCTACGGCCCGTCCCCTCCCTCCAGGCCTGCGCCGGGCTTAATGGGCTCAACCCTGAAGGACTGATCCTTAAGGGTGAACCTCCCCATGAGCTCGGGGCTTATGAGCACCCGGCGGTCTTGTGTCACGAACAGGGCAAGGGCGCCGTATCTTTTGAGGAGTCCTTGCCCACTCTTGGGGCCTAGGACGAACAGTGCGGTGCTCAGCGCGTCTGCCTCGGAGGAGGAATGGGACACCACCGTAACCGATAGAAGACCCGATTGGACGGGATAGCCGGTCTTGGGGTCCAGGATGTGATGATACCTTCGGTTGCCCACCTCGAGGAACCTCTCGTAGACCCCCGACGTCACCACCGCCGCCTTAGGACCTGCTATCTCCAGGACCCCCAAGATGGTCCCCCTGGGGGAGATGGGATGCTGTATGCCTATCCTCCAGGGGCCCTTGTCGGGATTTCCCACCACCACCACGTTCCCGCCTAGGTCCAGCACCGCCCATTGGACCCCCATGGACCTAAGCTCCTTTGCCAGCACGTCCCCGGCGAAGCCCTTGGCTATGCCGCCAAGGTCCAGCC
This window encodes:
- a CDS encoding pyrimidine dimer DNA glycosylase/endonuclease V, which produces MSLVRLWSLHPMYLDSKGLVALWREGLLAKAVLEGKTVGYRNHPQLIRFRSLDEPVLAVNQYLRAVLEEARRRGYGFDGSKLDAPGREMGTRIPVSSGQLAYEWEHLLRKLARRDPQRYEDLSPLSDILPHPMMEVFPGGVESWEAVK
- the rsxC gene encoding electron transport complex subunit RsxC, coding for MALPTFRKGVHPPHRKGSTESSPVQWIDPGGELVFPMSQHIGAPCKPLVKKGDRVFVGQKIGDSEAFVSAPVHSSVSGVVKEVSQRLVISGALDTCVVVENDGLYEWDPSIAPREDWEGLAPDEIRRIIRESGIVGMGGACFPTAVKLTPPPDKNIDHVIINGAECEPYLTCDDRLMMEEGGQVLRGLSVVLRLFPQGVKGVVAVEDNKPHALGAMRKYLEETGLASKGISVQAVKTKYPQGAEKMLIYAVTGREVPPGGLPADVGCIILNVRTVHQIWNGVVNGRPVIDRIVTVTGDAVKEPKNLGVRLGMSVRELIEACGGFVKEPMKVIAGGPMMGIALGDLDVPVVKGTSGILALSEAMARLGQEENCIRCGKCVATCPMGLTPYELDAMIRQREYDQFESLGGMNCIECGCCAYSCPARRHLTQSCRDGKRTILARRRKGGA
- a CDS encoding RnfABCDGE type electron transport complex subunit D, with the protein product MNRLLVVSSSPHIRDELTVRKIMGLVLLALLPAGVAGVYFFGLHAFWVIAVCVMSAVGSEALWQKVTGRKVTVSDLSAAVTGLLLAYNLPPDISLFIAALGSCFAIIVVKQLYGGLGKNIVNPALAARAVMLTSWPVPMTTWSLHGVTGPTPLALLKGVEAAGAKLPPLMDLFIGNVGGCIGETSALALLLGGLFLIWKRVITWHIPVVYIGTVAVLSAVLHRPSGISMGPLYEIFAGGLFLGAIFMATDYATSPMDKSGQMVFAFGCGVIATLIRFYGGYPEGVSYSILIMNLTVPLIDRYFKPRIFGQPQGVKRS
- a CDS encoding RnfABCDGE type electron transport complex subunit G; its protein translation is MNEKVKLGTILFVITAVTGLVLGAVQQITAGPISKTKEAQRQEAFRKTLPEADSFASVKFPPVTGVQDVQEGRKGGSVVGYAVTVSVRGYAGPVVFVTGIGTDGIIKGISILSQSETPGLGAKASEPGFSGQFSGKKAQALKVVKSAPAKEDEVLAISGATITSRAVTEGVNSAVEVFEKMGGKRK
- a CDS encoding electron transport complex subunit E, producing the protein MIRTALERIRAGVFGENPTFVQVIGLCPTLAVTTSAINGLGMGVAATAVLMGSNVVISMLRRMIPNQIRIPAFIVVIAGFVTIIQFLVSAYAPSLDKSLGIFIPLIVVNCIILARAEAFAFKNGVAASLFDGIGMGLGFTVGLLILGSIREVLGNGTIFGYPVFPHYVQPALVMILAPGGFLTLGLVMGYLNYRKDLKRRRRPGGTDMIDADSDADRLGKQTACGSCQVCSMLRTEDDGR
- a CDS encoding RnfABCDGE type electron transport complex subunit A — protein: MSLIGIFLGAVFVHNIILSQFLGCCPFLGVSSKLGTAKGMGMAVIFVIFLASLITWLLYNFVLVPLGLQYLYTLSFILVIAALVQLVEMALKKLNPGLYKSLGIFLPLITTNCAVLGVAVINMNKGYGLLGSMVNAVGASVGFLLALILMAGLRERIDASDTMPRCMRGLPIALVTASLMAVAFMGFTGLI
- a CDS encoding Fe-S cluster domain-containing protein; this encodes MGVEGTLFPAAVLGGLGLCFGVLLAVAAEKFRVQVDPRVEQVRDALPGANCGACGYPGCDGYAEAVVSGEAKPNKCAPGGADVATKVAAVMGMSAEDVVKRVAFVKCKGSPDVAKARYIYDGVMDCREAVVLPGSGPKACSYGCLGLGTCVAVCPFDAIRIENSLARVDESKCVGCGLCVASCPKGVIELVVMDKRVRVACGSHQRGADVKKVCQLGCIGCGLCEKVCPEGAVTMDNNLPVIDQSKCTQCRKCVDKCPTKSIIFLESSY
- a CDS encoding Gx transporter family protein, translating into MGYPSRRVAVDGLLLGAAVCVNLLEGLFPYPIPGVKLGLSNALGLTAFALWGFKDAALVSIGRVLMAGLLFSGFGLSFLCSLAGVLGALGVLRLLGGLWPERLSLKGLAQAQALAFNLAQLWVASRAVNSFHLFLTYLPIMGISSLLTGFATGTMAGWLRGKIEGPRD
- a CDS encoding NusG domain II-containing protein, whose protein sequence is MRKLDRWVAALIILVCLGALAARRVIDRTAGTATLEISSPTLQRVIPLDGSFSGTIRIEAPDGGFNVVEVRGKTARVLDADCPDRLCVKQGWLSKAGDQAVCLPHRLVVRVRGDRGEDIHGISQ
- a CDS encoding FAD:protein FMN transferase; amino-acid sequence: MELPREGEAEFFAMNTVMRIRVKSLAPDEVLERCEAQVRRLEELTSAHLEFSEVSSLSRTGALYPSEDVRRLLRMALKAAKDSRGAFDPTIGALTSLWQIGTPNARVPKPWEIARAVRHVDYRGLFEDRDGRFHLKAGQRLDLGGIAKGFAGDVLAKELRSMGVQWAVLDLGGNVVVVGNPDKGPWRIGIQHPISPRGTILGVLEIAGPKAAVVTSGVYERFLEVGNRRYHHILDPKTGYPVQSGLLSVTVVSHSSSEADALSTALFVLGPKSGQGLLKRYGALALFVTQDRRVLISPELMGRFTLKDQSFRVEPIKPGAGLEGGDGP